Proteins from one Choloepus didactylus isolate mChoDid1 chromosome 4, mChoDid1.pri, whole genome shotgun sequence genomic window:
- the LOC119532265 gene encoding olfactory receptor 10G2, which yields MIKSKNKSLDTVVTDFILLGMPHPPNLRTLLFLVFFIIYILTQLGNLLILLTVWADPKLHARPMYILLGVLSFLDMWLSSVIVPRLILDFTSATKSIPFGGCVAQLYFFHFLGSTQCFLYTLMAYDRYLAICQPLRYPVLMNGRLCTILVAGAWVAGSIHGSIQASLTFRLPYCGPNQVDYFICDIPAVLRLACADTMVNELVTFVDIGVVAASCFMLILLSYANIVHAILKIRTADGRRRAFSTCGAHLTVVTVYYVPCIFIYLRAGSKSPLDGAVAVFYTVVTPLLNPLIYTLRNQEVKSALKRITAGRWATNENK from the coding sequence atgataaagagcAAAAACAAGTCCCTGGACACAGTGGTGACAGATTTCATTCTCCTGGGCATGCCTCACCCTCCAAATCTGAGGACCCTCCTCTTCCTGGTTTTCTTCATCATTTACATCCTGACTCAGCTTGGGAACCTGCTCATTCTGCTCACAGTGTGGGCTGACCCAAAGCTTCATGCTCGCCCCATGTACATTCTTCTGGGCGTGCTCTCTTTCCTGGACATGTGGCTCTCCTCCGTCATCGTTCCTCGACTTATTTTGGATTTTACTTCAGCTACCAAATCTATCCCGTTTGGTGGCTGTGTGGCTCAATTATATTTCTTTCACTTCCTCGGCAGCACCCAGTGCTTCCTCTACACCCTGATGGCCTATGACAGGTACCTGGCTATATGCCAGCCCTTGCGCTACCCTGTGCTCATGAATGGGAGGTTATGCACAATCCTTGTGGCTGGAGCTTGGGTGGCTGGCTCCATCCATGGGTCCATCCAGGCCTCCTTGACCTTCCGCCTGCCCTACTGTGGACCCAACCAGGTGGATTACTTTATCTGTGACATCCCTGCAGTGTTGAGACTGGCCTGTGCTGACACAATGGTCAATGAGCTTGTGACCTTTGTGGACATTGGAGTGGTGGCCGCCAGCTGCTTCATGTTAATTCTCCTCTCCTATGCCAATATAGTCCATGCCATCCTGAAGATACGCACTGCTGATGGGCGGCGCCgggccttctccacctgtggcGCCCACCTAACTGTGGTCACAGTCTACTATGTCCCCTGTATTTTCATCTACCTTCGGGCTGGCTCCAAGAGTCCCCTGGATGGGGCAGTGGCTGTGTTTTACACAGTTGTCACTCCTTTACTGAACCCCCTCATCTATACACTGAGGAACCAGGAAGTGAAGTCTGCTCTGAAGAGGATAACAGCAGGTCGATGGGccacaaatgaaaataagtaa